In one window of Hevea brasiliensis isolate MT/VB/25A 57/8 chromosome 10, ASM3005281v1, whole genome shotgun sequence DNA:
- the LOC131169322 gene encoding uncharacterized protein LOC131169322, which yields MSSVDAKGIGATSDGIDDADLVLLLTGFEETLGEECKSMGIGDDPFLFATEAFLVLPEAILVLVLASYCGVRVIGGMREGVWSWGSGGESGGGNCGGGGGLGGDCGGGGGLGLGVGFALADGEEGVAIFNLADLLDLRGLWVDHILVLTI from the exons ATGTCATCTGTAGATGCTAAAG GAATTGGAGCAACTAGTGATGGAATTGATGATGCTGACCTTGTTCTCTTACTAACTGGCTTTGAGGAAACCCTAGGTGAAGAATGTAAATCCATGGGAATAGGGGATGACCCTTTTCTTTTTGCAACAGAGGCTTTCTTGGTTCTACCTGAAGCCATTTTGGTTTTAGTTTTAG CCTCATATTGTGGTGTGAGAGTAATCGGCGGGATGAGGGAGGGTGTTTGGTCTTGGGGTAGTGGTGGTGAAAGTGGTGGTGGCAATTGTGGTGGCGGTGGTGGGCTTGGTGGTgattgtggtggtggtggtgggctTGGACTTGGGGTAGGGTTTGCGCTAGCAGACGGTGAAGAAGGAGTGGCCATTTTCAATTTAGCAGATCTCTTGGATTTACGGGGCTTGTGGGTAGACCATATCTTGGTTCTCACCATTTAA